One segment of Stappia sp. 28M-7 DNA contains the following:
- a CDS encoding IS256 family transposase, translating into MTKTNMDLSELLAKHDQGDFLRGIAEAVLQLIMETDVEGIIGAGRHERSGERTTWRNGYRERALDTRLGTLNLRVPKLRQGSYFPGFLEARKTSEQALVAVIQEAWIGGVSTRRVDELVQAMGLSGISKSTVSKLCKDIDDRVGEFLNRPLTGDWPYVWLDATYLKVRQGGRIVPVAAIIAVAANTEGRREIIGLGIGPSEAETFWTEFLRSLRARGLSGVKLVISDAHTGLKAAIARVFEATWQRCRVHWIRNALAHVSRGQHTVVAAAIRQAFDQPDRAHAGETWRKVAEQLRPRWPKLADLMDASEHDVLAYMSFPRQHRTKLHSTNPIERLNKEVKRRSDVVGIFPNEASIMRLIGAVLFEANDEWQTSSRYMMVEAFAEIDKEEIDPILSITTKAA; encoded by the coding sequence ATGACCAAGACGAACATGGACCTGTCCGAGCTTCTGGCCAAGCACGATCAGGGCGACTTCTTGCGCGGCATTGCCGAAGCCGTGCTGCAACTGATCATGGAGACCGATGTGGAAGGCATCATCGGCGCCGGCCGGCATGAACGCAGCGGTGAACGCACGACCTGGCGCAACGGGTATCGAGAGCGCGCTCTCGATACCCGTTTGGGCACGCTGAACCTGCGGGTGCCGAAGCTGCGGCAGGGCAGCTATTTCCCGGGCTTCCTCGAGGCCCGCAAGACCTCCGAGCAGGCGCTGGTGGCGGTGATCCAGGAGGCTTGGATCGGCGGCGTCTCCACCCGCCGCGTCGACGAGCTGGTGCAGGCCATGGGGCTCAGCGGGATATCGAAGAGCACGGTCTCGAAGCTCTGCAAGGATATCGATGACAGGGTCGGGGAGTTCCTGAACCGGCCGCTCACCGGCGACTGGCCCTATGTCTGGCTCGACGCCACCTATCTCAAGGTCCGCCAAGGCGGGCGCATCGTGCCGGTCGCGGCCATAATTGCGGTGGCGGCCAACACCGAGGGCCGAAGGGAAATCATCGGCTTGGGCATTGGGCCCTCAGAGGCCGAGACCTTCTGGACCGAGTTTCTGCGTTCCCTCCGCGCCCGGGGGCTGAGTGGGGTCAAGCTGGTGATCAGCGATGCCCACACCGGCCTCAAGGCAGCCATTGCCCGGGTGTTCGAAGCGACCTGGCAGCGATGCCGCGTTCACTGGATCAGGAATGCTCTCGCCCACGTCTCGCGCGGCCAACACACCGTTGTCGCCGCCGCGATCCGCCAGGCTTTCGACCAGCCCGACCGCGCCCATGCGGGCGAAACCTGGCGCAAGGTTGCCGAACAACTGCGCCCGCGCTGGCCCAAGCTGGCCGATCTCATGGACGCCAGCGAGCATGACGTGCTGGCCTACATGTCCTTCCCGCGCCAGCACAGGACCAAGCTGCACAGCACCAACCCGATCGAGCGCCTGAACAAGGAGGTAAAGCGGCGCTCCGATGTCGTCGGGATCTTCCCCAACGAGGCCTCAATCATGCGCCTGATCGGCGCCGTGCTCTTCGAAGCCAACGACGAATGGCAGACCTCGAGCCGCTACATGATGGTCGAGGCCTTCGCCGAGATCGACAAGGAGGAGATCGACCCCATTCTCAGCATAACCACGAAAGCCGCCTGA
- a CDS encoding FecR domain-containing protein — MRRQYMMAALGAALVVVPGAAAARNDVGVAAAVNQDALRTPPGAGTRTIVLGDNLIYRERIETAGEGLVQILLVDGSTFTVGANSDLVIDEFVYDPNAGTGKLVATFGKGVARFVGGRLSKNAGGVTVKTPVGTIGIRGGIANLNLLGGGARFSLLFGDELSFTGLNGESRRIYERGYTLAIASAASGNYRPEIRRTNQADIAGVQQGLAGRGGQTGGISSPPTDSQVRNSGVGQANSGRPVVAVLPRPRPQVVESTQINEGGQVVNEINHGATNEIIRDVVVGGTPPPVEGAEVVMRVLTAASSYSPASETFTVTDPGRQGLIGGTPGSDITATFTVTAEGTQLTGTIGGETLTIPLPTGGQAAFRVVTSGGRTVAGTVHRNGDHFLAFTYFEEISAPLLVPSEVPGTVGGPLVVNAPVFGFWGVRTDPATLRETGTNQIRRYHLSADPVQVARTGVAHDLYFLNPLAGELLGPSFLQNVRTSDFLVVSGSDLTDDDPRFLVSSMLIQGQGASQSSAISVSAGQIYEDEVDGFVIGGPRRGGFRVSGYDPSVLYAGPVSSLPGSDGGHVFGPNGDNFVLGFGPGDLDAGNDSSARLPLPYETVTDTVSGYTHVGQVASISPSGEFVRTTRLLNGYASGMVEVGTNGGAAVPFWSMSPNMLTMGFDAVSNSVGASMTVLDAFDGDEHLAGLVLGFGDSLFTTGPNGQSALIDDNRYALTYNFGETFAITDDEEVIAPDSNPRSYMVPSTLVAGADNALFTDVARCTCSFLEWGYWGTRFRGEDVSETAPSDPRRRDFVHLGTWAAGDVSTYGELPTVGTASYAGHAVGNVARTTSDGPVQYLAAGNFNMTYDFGSRSGSASITNFDGYNFGGSLTSPTGSAEGLNSFVGGLSNPGETLSGVLTGSFVRGPTGPAQGVVGSFGVSDPSGAYTATGVVVGQQ, encoded by the coding sequence ATGCGCAGGCAATATATGATGGCGGCCCTGGGAGCCGCCCTTGTCGTGGTGCCCGGGGCCGCTGCAGCCCGCAACGACGTCGGCGTTGCCGCCGCCGTCAACCAGGACGCCCTGCGCACGCCGCCGGGCGCCGGCACCCGCACCATCGTCCTCGGCGACAATCTGATCTACCGCGAGCGGATCGAGACAGCCGGCGAGGGGCTGGTGCAGATCCTGCTGGTCGACGGTTCCACCTTCACCGTGGGCGCCAATTCCGACCTCGTCATCGACGAGTTCGTCTACGACCCCAATGCCGGCACTGGCAAGCTCGTCGCCACGTTCGGCAAGGGCGTGGCCCGCTTTGTCGGCGGCCGCCTCAGCAAGAATGCCGGCGGTGTCACCGTCAAGACGCCGGTCGGCACCATCGGCATCCGCGGCGGCATCGCCAATCTCAATCTTCTGGGCGGGGGCGCACGCTTCTCGTTGCTGTTCGGCGACGAACTGAGCTTCACCGGTCTCAACGGCGAGAGCCGGCGCATCTACGAGCGCGGCTATACGCTGGCCATCGCCTCGGCGGCGTCTGGCAATTACAGGCCGGAGATCCGCCGCACCAACCAGGCCGACATTGCCGGCGTGCAGCAGGGCCTCGCCGGCCGCGGCGGGCAGACCGGCGGCATCTCAAGCCCGCCGACCGACAGCCAGGTCCGCAATTCCGGTGTCGGGCAGGCCAATTCCGGTCGGCCGGTCGTTGCCGTCCTGCCGCGGCCGCGTCCGCAAGTGGTGGAATCGACCCAGATCAACGAAGGCGGCCAGGTCGTCAACGAGATCAACCATGGCGCCACCAACGAAATCATCCGCGACGTGGTGGTCGGCGGCACGCCGCCGCCGGTGGAAGGCGCCGAGGTCGTGATGCGCGTGCTCACGGCGGCCTCGTCCTACAGCCCGGCCTCGGAGACCTTCACGGTGACCGATCCCGGCCGCCAGGGGCTGATCGGCGGCACGCCGGGCAGCGACATCACCGCCACGTTCACAGTGACCGCCGAGGGCACCCAGCTGACCGGCACCATCGGCGGCGAGACCCTCACCATTCCCCTGCCGACGGGCGGGCAGGCGGCGTTCCGCGTCGTCACCTCGGGCGGGCGCACGGTTGCAGGCACCGTCCATCGCAACGGCGACCATTTCCTCGCCTTCACCTATTTCGAGGAGATCTCCGCGCCGCTCCTCGTTCCTTCCGAGGTGCCGGGAACCGTCGGCGGGCCGCTTGTCGTCAATGCTCCGGTCTTCGGCTTTTGGGGTGTGCGCACCGATCCCGCGACGCTCCGCGAGACCGGCACCAACCAGATCCGCCGCTATCACCTGTCGGCCGATCCGGTGCAGGTGGCGCGCACCGGCGTTGCCCACGATCTCTATTTCCTCAACCCGCTGGCGGGCGAGCTGCTAGGCCCCTCGTTCCTGCAGAACGTGCGCACCAGCGATTTTCTGGTCGTGTCGGGCTCGGACCTCACCGACGACGATCCGCGCTTCCTCGTCTCCTCCATGCTGATCCAGGGGCAGGGCGCCTCGCAGTCCTCGGCGATCTCCGTCTCGGCTGGCCAGATCTACGAGGACGAAGTGGACGGCTTCGTCATCGGTGGCCCCCGGCGCGGCGGCTTCCGCGTGTCGGGCTACGATCCGTCCGTGCTCTATGCCGGGCCCGTCTCCTCTCTTCCCGGCAGCGATGGTGGCCATGTCTTCGGCCCGAACGGCGATAATTTCGTCCTCGGTTTCGGCCCCGGCGATCTCGATGCCGGAAACGACAGCTCCGCGCGTCTTCCGCTCCCTTACGAGACGGTCACCGACACGGTTTCCGGCTACACGCATGTGGGGCAGGTCGCCTCGATCTCGCCGTCGGGCGAGTTCGTCCGCACCACACGGCTGCTCAACGGCTATGCCTCCGGCATGGTCGAGGTCGGGACGAATGGCGGCGCTGCGGTGCCGTTCTGGTCGATGTCGCCGAACATGTTGACCATGGGCTTCGACGCGGTGAGCAATTCCGTCGGCGCGAGCATGACCGTGCTCGACGCTTTCGATGGCGACGAGCACCTTGCAGGGCTTGTGCTGGGTTTCGGCGACAGCCTGTTCACCACCGGACCGAACGGCCAGTCGGCGCTGATCGACGATAACCGCTATGCGCTCACCTACAATTTCGGCGAGACCTTCGCGATCACCGACGATGAGGAGGTGATCGCCCCCGACAGCAACCCGCGCAGCTACATGGTGCCCTCGACCTTGGTCGCCGGGGCGGACAATGCGCTGTTCACCGATGTGGCGCGCTGCACCTGCTCCTTCCTCGAGTGGGGCTATTGGGGCACGCGCTTCCGCGGCGAGGACGTGTCCGAAACCGCCCCGTCCGATCCGCGCCGGCGCGATTTCGTGCATCTGGGCACCTGGGCGGCCGGCGATGTCTCGACCTATGGCGAACTGCCGACCGTCGGCACCGCTTCCTATGCCGGCCATGCGGTGGGCAACGTGGCGCGGACCACGTCCGACGGGCCGGTGCAGTATCTGGCCGCCGGCAACTTCAACATGACCTACGATTTCGGTTCGCGCAGCGGCAGCGCCAGCATTACCAATTTCGACGGATACAATTTCGGCGGATCGTTGACCTCGCCCACCGGGAGTGCCGAAGGACTGAACAGCTTTGTCGGCGGGCTGTCCAATCCCGGCGAGACCCTGTCGGGCGTTCTGACCGGCTCCTTCGTGCGCGGCCCGACCGGGCCGGCGCAGGGCGTCGTCGGCAGCTTCGGCGTGTCCGATCCCTCCGGCGCCTACACCGCGACCGGCGTCGTCGTCGGTCAGCAGTAG